The Setaria viridis chromosome 9, Setaria_viridis_v4.0, whole genome shotgun sequence sequence ACGCATACGTGCGCGCACACGTGCAACATGCCAAGCCTTCCCAGGGCAGGTACGAGTACGACGGATGATGACCTGTCGACCGCTCGTGCGTCGGCCTGCGCTGCACTTGGTACTCTACTGTCCTCTCCATCCACACTCTGAGTCTCAGACTGCTGTGAGCACTAATCCGTCACCCTGCCAGCACtaacagttttttcttttcttctgaacAAATAATCGCGATCAGCCTCTGATCCTCCGCCGCAGGCCGCAGGGCCCAACAAGGCAAACACGCTGGCGTTTGCATCGGATGCCTGCTCTGGTGGCCACACCACACTGATTGGATTGCAAAGCATGTTACCCAACCCACCGCTACCGGGCCACTTGGCTAATTAGCGCAAACTAATTGTAGCTGCTGATCACGCGTGCGCGCACGACCAGCAACCAGCAGATACACATACGCCATCGTACTGTGCCGCAGTTCATCGTGGAGTGTCAGTGCTCGGCCTACGGTTCTTGCTGGCTCTCAATCGGATCTACTGCACTAAAGCCCGACAGCGATTAGTCGAAGCCATGCAAGTTGTAGGAGCATCGTGTTGCGATGCCTCCAACCAGCAGCGAGGACCCCAGCCCAGGCCTCCAAACAACTGCCCCAACTGCCACACCCAGAGGCTGTGTAGCCCCACGCCTCCCACGTGTGACCGTGTGTTCAGGAGCCACCCCCGCAATCCCTGATGCGGCCAGGGAAATTCACCGCTCCGCTgcgtaaaaaaaaaaaatcttctcctctatcaatgaaatagtcACAATCTCGTTCCCCTTCGTCACACGACCTTGTGCTTTTCGTTGATCATGCAAAGCAGCAAGTCTAAACACATTGGCACAGTGCGTATTAAACATCTATAAGCGATTGCATCTTTTCCTCCGCGAAAAATTTGTTACAGAAATGGCTTTACGCTGGCCGGCCGTGTGTTCCCGATTCTAAGGTTTGAAATGCACTCACAAGCACTGAAATGGCTTCAGGTTACAATTTGTTAATAAGTAGAGCAAGCATTCATTGCCAaaggagggggaaaaaaagaaaacaaaaagaaacttAACAACCTGACCGGGTGATTGACTGGGACGGCGGGCCAGGTGTATTGGGATGGGTACAATGCGCTGATTCATCATGTTGTTGATTCGGCCCATGGGCTCACTCATATATATGATGGGCCGCTCAGCTGAAATGAATAGAATTCAAAGACAATACATACGCTCTTTCCTTTTCAGCAGCCAACAGCATGCACGTTATTATACAAGTATAAAAACAACATGTTTTCAGTTCAGCTTCAGCCGACAGAACACATTTTTTTGATGCTGATCCTAGGGTCAAGCTTTAGACACAGTAATTGCTGACGGACCCACCATAGAAGAAGGTGttgcggccgccggcgtccatGGCCACCTGGTAGCACCGCTCGGCGTTCAGCATGGCCGTCACGCCGCCGAGGCTCGGGTCGTccagcgggtaggccatgttgTCCATGAGGCTGATGTCCGCGAAGTAGACCGCCCGCCCGGGCCCCTCGCGGGGGCCGCGCCCGCTGCCCATCGCCGGCGGgtcgtcgccgcgccgcgcgaAGCCCGCGGCGCCGTAccacgccgcctccgtcgcgTGCCGGGACAGGCTCGTGAACAGGGACGCCGGCCAGTGGCCCAGCTGGAACCGCACGGGCCCGGCCACGCGGTACAGCCACCAGTCGCCGCCGATGCCTGGCCGCTCGTCCTGAATAACAATTAACATTGCAGACTACACATTGCATAATTAATTAATGGACATTCATCAGGGACATGATGAGAAATTGGGAATCGACGTCGCAGACCTTGACAATCTGGAGGATGACGCTGGAGTCGGTCTGGCCGTAGGAGGAGAGAGCTCCTCGATGACCACCCCAGGCTTGGGTATCCCAGCGAAGCTGTCTTTGAACGGCACGAACCCCGGGCAGTCCGCGTTGTAGCAGCCCGTTTTCCAGTCCCTGTCAGTCTGCACACAGGTTCATCTCACCACCATCAGTTCATCGAATCGAGGATTGTTCACGAGCAATTTCAGACAAAGAACATCCATCCCCATCACTGACCGTCCATTGAGCAAACAGATGCAGCTTGTTGTCTTTGTACAGACTGGGGAATGTCTGCAGGAAACGAGCGACAGCCAACAGTTAGAAATTTCTGATGATAAGACTTCTACATTTTCAGCAGACAGTAACAAAGGCAAGGTCGCAGTGAAATCTGACGGCAAGTATACAGCACGTACATGAAGCCCTGCCCTGATGGCGTTGTACTCGCCTCCTTGATCGTTGGAAACTTGTATTACTGCTGCGCTATAAGCATCAGATTTTATGTGCTCATGCCCCCACGCGCTGATCCTTGCGTAGATGCCAAACACCTGATCGCTCCTGTTTGTCATTCCATCAACCTACCACATGAACAAAAATTAAATCCATCATGAACAGAACTTCACTGCTCTAAATTGAAGTAACGATGCGCATGCTGCATCATTGAAAAAGGTATATACTCACACAGTTTGCCAGAGTAGGCCTCGGAAAAGTAACGTCTTCTGTGCCGCCTTCTCCTTGAAGTCTTGGATTTCTATTCTGCCCAATAGGCTGTACGGCAAATAAAACTCCATGGAATTAAATCATCGTAGAAGGGCCTCAACTTACTGTGAGTGTGATTTGGAACAAAATCCTCAAAATTAATTCAGAATTGAAATGTAGCACAAATTTTCAGAGAAACTGGTTAATTGTGTTCAAAATGATGGATGGGATTGTAGCTGAATCCATACAGAGTTTGAGTTACGACTTACACCGGCAGTGTTAACCAAATTCTTCATCGGCAGTGATGATTCTCCTCTGACAAAGCATAAGGATTGCAGTTACAGAAACGTGAGAACAGATGCTGCATAGCGATCCATTTTTCATTCGGTCTTGGCTACGGCATAGGAGAAGAACGCACGCACAAGAACTCCTATTTGTGAGGCCGGGAATGAAGCTTCTGATGCCAAGAAATAAAAACCCTGATATGCCATACGTGGACCTGTGGTATCATCTCTATCATTAAATAATTTGTTTCTatctttcctcttttttttgaaatctCCAAAGATTCTTATGGAAAGATATAAATGCCAACATTTCGTAGAACCTTATTTGTAGCACTGTCATATCGCAAGATATAAATGGCCGCAACGCATCCAACTTCTGAATACATTTATCGATTTCTCAATTATCATCTTATCAGTGGAGTGGGAAGAGGCATACCTCAATTGATGTCTACACGGCCTCTCCTCTGTTTGCCTTTCTCCACACGAACACAATACAATATCTTATATAGACAAAATCCCTAattgttctttctttcttttatgtAGACACATCCACcactattattttttttgctctCCATCACATCATTTTCACAAAACCATTAATACCTCATTGTTCTATCTATGCTTAATCAGTACTTTCACCGAATACATCTTTTCCGACTACTTATTACTAGCTCCTCCCAGCAACCCCGCTAGGTACTTGTATATTGCTACTATCTTAAAGACCTATCTATCGTGCATTATATAATATTAAGAcaggacctgttcgcttcagcttataagccggctgaaaagctgaaacggctgatttgttgtgagaggaaaacactgtttggtggctgataagccggctgaataagctgaagcgaatagacCCATAATTTAATTGACAACCctacaaatattttattttaaattttctcGTAGTAATTGTACATTCCTACAATAGTATTTTTTAAATTACACGTTGGTCTATAGATGGAGTTCGGATTCACCGTGGGCTACAAAGGTGATAGCATGTTGGCTCACATTCATGTTTTCCTGATATACCTAAAGCAAGTTGTGGCAAAATTTGGTAACAAAATGTATCTATAACACGTGAGGCACGTGGTTAAAAAACAGTGGCAAACCGCAATTGTTGAAATGAATCAAACAACCTAAAAATATGTGGCACGCCTAACAGTAGGCGTGGCAATGTTCACTGTGGagaactcacctttagtcccggctggtagggagcaaatcttccgaaaaaccatccgggataaagcaatcgagacaaaaTAGGGGTCTTTAGTCGGCCCCTCCACACGCGttagtcacaagtcacgcaatttgtcacgtgaaatatgcgcgtgcgcggtccgtgggatttgaacccaccACCTCAAGCCTTGCGCGTAGCTtacttgccatcccacctacacaacacatttAACTATATAGGAGAtacaatccttttgtattaactcatgggggacccttttatcccggttggaaacaccaaccggtttccaaccgagataaaagaatcccttttaccaaccgggataaaatggttcaagggttttagtcccggttggtgttaccaaccgggattaaagggtgacctttagtcctggttggtcttgccacccgggactaaagagtcctccacgggtggctgattttttcacctgggactaaagggtctcccaCGGGTGGTTGATTTTTGACCCGCGACGAAAGGGGAggctttagtcccaattggtatTTTAACTCAGGACTAAAGCCCCTTTTATTTTGAgccaactttaaatcgggacaaaagggataGGATGAAAAGTCAGTTTCCACAGTGGTTAGTCACGGATCAGGCCTTTAGAATATTGCTTGCATATGTTGAAGGCCATTCCCAAataaatttagggggtgtttggatacaaggtactaaactttaggagggtcatatcggatgttcggacgctaattaggaggactaaacatgagctaattataaaactaattgcataaccccTATACTagttcgcgagatgaatctattaagcctaattaatccatcattagcaaatggttactgtagcaccacattgtcaaatcatggactaattaggcttaatagattcgtcgcgcgaattagactccatctgtgcaattagttttgtaattaaactatatttaatactcctaattagtatccaacattcgatgtgacaggtactaaagtttaggagtgtgtatccaaacacccccttaatccaAGTCACTGCCATAGTAAAATTTCCTGTATTATCACAACCATTCACTCATCGTTGTATTGGAGTACATTATTTTCAAAATCGTTGAATTATGTTTCGTTGGTTGCCGTGTCCTGTCTTTAGAAGTTgtttcatagtttttttttctttttggcgtagggagagtaaaaaATCCCCAAAGACACGAGTGCCATATGCGCATGGTCTATTTAAAATTTGGCAAAAAATGATTTGTTTAGAAAATATACGCGTATGAATTTGATTCATACTCGACTTCAGCCCGTTCGGGTTCTACTCCCGAGTCTCCAACGAACAGAGAAGGCAAAACCCAAGCATCCCCGTCTCCCCTACGCACCAGCACCCccatcgccgcgccgccgccgtcgccgccgccgctatgaACCAACCGGTGCAGAAGAACACCCTCTACGTCGGTAAGTTCATaatccctcctcttcctcttcttggccGCGCACGCGCTGTCTGCCCCTAATATTCCGCTCCCTGGCCGTGCGCGCCACCTGCTCGACGAAATTCCTCAGCGACAAAACTCCCGGTGGCCACGGCAGGGCATCGtactctcctcgccgtccgccgGGCGAGTTCTCCGTGCTGGTGGACTAatccgacccccccccccccccccccccccatcccCCCTCTCGTTCTTGCTTGGCGCAGGTGGcctggcggaggaggtggacgaGAAGATCCTGCACGCGGCGTTCGTGCCCTTCGGCGAGGTCAAGGACGTCAAGACGCCGCTCGACCAGTCCACGCAGAAGCACCGCTCCTTCGGGTTCGTCACCTTCCTCGAGCGCGaggacgctgccgccgccatggacAACATGGACGGCGCCGAGCTCTTCGGACGCGTCCTCACCGTCAACTACGCCTTCCCCGAGCGCATCAAGGGAGGGGAGCAGGGATGGGCCGCCCAGCCAAGTAAGTCCGACGCTTCCTGTTCCTGCCTCGCTGCTCCATTGCTTGTTTTGGTTGCCTGACTAACTTGTTAGGGCAATAATTTCCAAAGCTAAGTATTATCCTTCTTgaccaaaaaagaaaattgaTTGCAATGTGGTTCAAAAGCAATTGTGAGGCTTATGATTTGTAGGTGTTGCTATACTAATAGAAGGTTTTGAAATTTAATTAGAATCTATCTTTAGGGTTTTGTTACAACGCTATTTCTCCTGTGCAATTTGATATGATATCCCTGGGGACACAATGAGAATGCATACCTGAAAACTCAAAAGGTAAGAAATGTTGAAATCCTATTTATCTGGGAAGATGGGGATGCATATGTGAATTGTGAAAGCTGAAATAAACTTTTAATCACATTATCCCAGTACAGTACTACAAATGTTTGGATTGTATTCAGTTGTAGCCACTTCCGTCTTCAATCAATCATAAAAAATTCCTACACGTGTAAGCAGGATGAATCCTTGTGCTTGATCCCAAATGTCAGCAAGTTGTAGTTCTGAATGTTCTTAGAACAAAAGCCCGAGGGGAGTTTCCTCCTGTGGTCGAGTCTTTGTGTATAGGGTCTTCATCTGTTCATTTAAAACATTCAGTTGGAATTCTTTGTAATTACGTAGCAATGAACAGACAAATGGTTGTGTTTGGCGCCTGCAACTTTTAGGGTCCTGTAGTAATCTGATTGGTTGCTACCGTGATAAAAATAGTAACCCCTGCTTTGTTTGGTTCAAACCCCTGTATTAGAATCTCTGTTATCATCTTGAATGTCCCAAATCTTTCAATTTGCGTCTTGTGGTCAGCATTTTAGAAGGAAAGAGTACTTCTGTGTTATATGATAATTAGGATGATATTGTTGAAGAAACTGTTCAGAGTTTAGAGGTTTTATCTTCATTGCATTACCATGTGCTAATAGTAATGTGGTTCATGTTTTTTATGGTGCCAATTCATCATGTTCTAGAGTCATTAGATAAGGTTTGCTGCTTTTAAAAAAGATGTGTTATATTAGCACTGAGTTTACATAGAGGCTCTGCATATTATGCAGTTTCCATAGCCACTGTTGTCATCAGCTAATTCAGTCATGAGACCTATCTAACCACATAGGTTAGTTGACCAGCTGTTCTTCTAGCATGTGACCTTGATCAATACCATTTGTTGGGATTGCCGAAGTGATTTTAGTAGATGATTGAATTGTTCCATGTTTATTGTTAAACATCCACCCCATCCTAATCTAAGCTGTCCCAAGGTAGATACAACCTTCTTACCACATGCCAGGTTCCATCACCTGAACCTAAATTATAGGTGTAGTTCAAATCATAAGAATTGATGCTTTGGCTTGCAACAGTCACCATGGTGGTTTGCTTGTTCATCTGGAAAATAAATTGATACAGAGCCAGGTCTGGAACTGTTTtcctaagggtctgtttggttttGTGGGGATTAAAGAGGGTTGCAGTAAATAGATCATCTTGAGGAAAATCAGGGGAAAATGTGTTTCTAATATGTCTAAGTGGTTTGCGATCTGGGGAATTGAACTTGCAACCTCACCCCTCCTTGCATTGGGCTATGACTATCTGAGCTATGCCTTGGAACCATTGTTCTTTCTTCACTTTTGCATATAAATAAAACGTTTACAGGTTACAAAATTCAAAAGTATTAATTATAATAATTTGAACTTATGGTTGAACAATTATTTGGGTGCTGAGCATCTCTACGGTGTCATAACTGTGATTTGGCACCAAGGTTCTGATGTAATATGCTGCCAGTATCTTTGATCTTTTTATGTAGTTCAATAAATTAGTTTAGAAAAAGAGAACTTATAGAGTCTGACAAAGAGTGGGTTATGAAGTGTGGAACAGAGTTTTTGACTAACATAGAGTAAAGGCCTTACTATGTAATGACACCTCTTTATCGAGATAGGGTACGGATAAGGTATAGGTTTTGGTTTATACACCTGTTAGTTTTGTGTTGCCCCATACACCATTGCTGCCCCTTAAGCTAAAATCACATTTCACACATCTGTTAGAATTCCATATTGATTACAGAATGATTTGTGCGTTTGAATATTTTGTATTCTTACTGCGTGTAAATGGTTATCATTTTGATGAAAACAGTTGGGAAGTACTCCTACTGTATATAAATATTGATAAATAATGTAGTTAGATTTACAAATAAGTTACACCACTGTGAAGTGGAGAAGAAGAAACTTATAAAACGTAACTTTAGGCTTCTGAACTGTTGAGTGAGATCTTTCTACCCGTCTTgcaatgaaaataaaaatgttgaagAAGAATATATGATAGTTGAACTTCAGATTAACTCATTTCTTGCATCCAAGTTGGCTCTTAGCATGTTTGTAGTTATTTCCATATCTTTCCTTTCATTTTAACATTATAAATTTGTTATGCTTAATGAAACCAAGTTGGCAATACCACAACTTCCAATCAATTTATCTAAAAGTGCATTAAAAAAAGCAGATGTACTGTTGATTCTCTTATCTCTTGTCCAAAAAAGAGCACAGTTACTAGCTGCATACTTTATGTTACTGCTCTCTGTTATTAATTATTTGCTTTTAGTAAGACTCAAAATAAAAGTCTGTCGTTAGACTGTGGGGACAGTTGCTTCCATGCTTCATGTTTTTTAGTTTGTAGGCATTTAGCGACACAGTCCGAGTCGCAATCAGAATCACAATAGGAGAGGGGCTCTGGACGGGAAATTACTGCCATGGAGTTTTAGCATTGTCTTAGTGTTTCATCAACAGTGATTGCAAGCAACACATAACCTTATTGCTCACAAATATGTTTTTGTCTCTTCAGTTTGGGCTGATGCGGACACTTGGTTCGAGAGgcagcagcaggaagaggagATGCAGCGGCTGCAGGCAGAGCAGCATGCGGCAATGCAAGTAGCAGAGAAACTGCACAGGGAGAAACTGGCTGCCGAAAGAGATGGCGAGAAAGATGAGGAGGCAGATCCCATGGCTGCAGCAGAAGCTCAGGCCTTGAAATAGAGTTCTTAAGAACTGGGGTGTAGACTTCAGAACATGGGCCACTTCCGTGTCCATTTGTCAAATACATGCTTTTCTTAGCAGTGGCTACGGTATGACTAACATGCTAGACTTGCGAGTGCTGTTTGTTTAGCTGAAAGGAACCCATTCATCCCTTTACGTGGGAtgcttttgtttttccttttgtttgtaATACTGATTTGTACTCCCTCCCTACTGCACAGTGCACACTCGCACATTGATACAACATATTGTGGTAATATGTGTCTTTAATTTGTATGATGAAGCGCACGGCAACACTCAACGTGGAAGGCATGAAAGTCATCTAGGTGTGAATCATCTCATAACTGCTTCCAGAGACATACTTTCATGCCTGCAAAGACCAAAAACTTCCAAATGTGCGCAGCAGAGACATACGAAGACCTGCAAATGCTGCGTGCATCACAACATATCTTCTGAGAAGTCTAGGAGAAATGCCAGCGGCATAGTTCGCCTGCTGGAACTGGACTACTGTAAAAATCAACAAGCTGGGATGATGTGGTTCCCTATGCCTCCCTTACCTACATGCATGCTCAGTTATTTTTTAATCTCATAATTTCAGTTCAGCAAAACCAAACCTTGCATTCCCCAAAAAATGTAGCATGGGAACTCACTAGAGTTAGCTAGCTCGCCTCTCATCAATTGATATAGATTCGTAATAATCAATGCCATCTACAATTGCAGCAAGGTCTCATTAATAGCATCCAATGCTCAACATTTTCCAAATTTCATACTCAGACGGAGGGAGGGTATTTGTTTTCATGGATCAATTTCATCCAAGCAAAACATACACACATTACAATATTGCTACATTACAATATTGCTAACGTTCATTAGTGATATTATTTAACATTTATTATTATATATGGCAATTTTGAACAATATTTTCATACTTGAGCACGGTCATGCTGCCACACTCATGACTCATGAGTACATAAATCATTACATGGCAAGTTGATGGTTGTATTCGAAAATTGCCTCATCAATTCTTGCGAAGTCTCACAACTTTTATAGACACGTTTGCCAACTTTATTCACAATCTTGGATTTCAATAAGGTCCTACCACGTCCGACCAATATTGGAAatacaccttttttttttaatagtgAAGCACTTAGCTCTAGCACTAGGCAATCTGGACTTGAAACAGAGTTCTTAAGAACTTGAGTTCTAGACTTCAGAACATGGGCTACTTTCATGTCCATTTGTGGCATACATGCTTTTAGCTGCAAGTGGGGGTATACATGACTAACATTCTAGACTTGCAAGTTCTGGTTTTAGCTGAAAGAATCCTATTTCTCTCTTAACGTGGGGTGCTTATGTTTTTCGTTCGGTTTGCTCTTCTTACAGACTAATATATGCGCCACACACTCGCATATTGACACAACATGCCATAGAAATTTGTGTGATGAATTTGCGTAATCAGCGTACCAATTATTACCATTCTTGTGGTATCCGCGGCACTCGCACGGGGGACATGAAAACACGCAGCATCCACCAGACTTCCGAAGGCTAATTTAAGCTGCGTGCATCACACAACTCTTGCGAGCAAGTCTGGGAGAAATCAGGGATGCCAGGCACATACTACGCGTACAGCTGGAACTGGACTGCTGGAGCAACCGAGCATGACACGATCGAGAAAAACAAGCAAATGGGGATGACGTAGTTCCCTTTGCCTCCCGAGCCTACGTGCTGCCCCGTGCACGTACTATATGCACTGTTCTTATCTCGGAATTTTCGTTTGGAAAAAGCTAGATCTTGCATTATCACAATAGCCTGTCTCTCAGCATCCTACCATGATAATATGGTCCAAGATCGAATAAGAAATATTACCGGGCAAGAATGCCCTCAAGTTTTTTTGGCCATGTTATTTCCTTATAAGATTTTGTACGACTATATCTCCTTGATATCTCCTATCTAGACAAGTTGTCTACCAATAAAAAATAACACCATTTATTCCTCAAATAAACTAAAAAGTACAAGCACAAGCGGCGAATCTAGATTTAAATCCGGGTGGATAGGTTCCACAATAAACCTATAACCACGAAGCTTAGTTCGCTTCAACTGGAGTTATTAGCCATCTCGCCTTTCATTAATTATGTAGATGGGCAATAATCGATATGCATTGCAGCCAGGACTCATCAATAGTAGCATCCAGAGTGCTCAACCTTTGCCCTTTGCATTTGTATGATGTATCCGCATCACTCGCAGGGAAGATATGAGAGTCATCTACGCGGAAATTCTCCTCATAGTTGCTTCTGCAGGATCAGTTCTGACTTGTGAACAACACAACGTTTTAAGACGTGCATAGcatatttttcattaagaagaagagaaatttGAACATGTATAATCAGGACACATGACCAcgcaaaaaatggaaaaaaacattcagaGATGCAAACAACAACCTCAAAATGAAACACCACCACCTAAGGTATCCTCAGTCGCATCAATGAGCGGAGTCCTAGGAAGACAGTCCGACCCCAATTCCTCGCTTCCTCCAATACCACCGCTGCTAGGGCCACCAGTTGCGGCGCTGTCCGCTCAGGTCGCTCGTGCACCCGTCTGTTCCGCTCCTTCCAAAGCGACCATGCGACTAGCCAAACCAGTGAATCAAAGCCTTTCCGTTGAGTTTTAGAAACCCTCTTCCTTGCTTGGATCCA is a genomic window containing:
- the LOC117836126 gene encoding uncharacterized protein, with the protein product MNQPVQKNTLYVGGLAEEVDEKILHAAFVPFGEVKDVKTPLDQSTQKHRSFGFVTFLEREDAAAAMDNMDGAELFGRVLTVNYAFPERIKGGEQGWAAQPIWADADTWFERQQQEEEMQRLQAEQHAAMQVAEKLHREKLAAERDGEKDEEADPMAAAEAQALK
- the LOC117835270 gene encoding protein neprosin-like, with the translated sequence MKNLVNTAGPIGQNRNPRLQGEGGTEDVTFPRPTLANCVDGMTNRSDQVFGIYARISAWGHEHIKSDAYSAAVIQVSNDQGGEYNAIRAGLHTFPSLYKDNKLHLFAQWTTDRDWKTGCYNADCPGFVPFKDSFAGIPKPGVVIEELSPPTSAMLIVIQDERPGIGGDWWLYRVAGPVRFQLGHWPASLFTSLSRHATEAAWYGAAGFARRGDDPPAMGSGRGPREGPGRAVYFADISLMDNMAYPLDDPSLGGVTAMLNAERCYQVAMDAGGRNTFFYGGSVSNYCV